The region AAGCAGCTTCAACGGGTAGAGCTCTCCTTGGAGGCTGTGACCTCCCAAGGCCTCCAGCAGATCCTGAACTTCATCTACACCTCGAAACTCTTGGTCAATGCGTGCAACGTGCAAGACGTCCTGAGCGCAGCTGCCGTATTGCAGATGAACAACATTGCTTCGTCTTGCCAAGAGCTCATCAACACCAGATCTCTCAGCTTGGCCATGGCAAGCAATATGGCGTTGCCCGCAGACAACTGTGGCAAGAATGTCCCATCTCAGTATTACTGCGACATCAAGCAAGAGGTGGACCCCCCACATCCCAAGATCTATGCCCGGGAGGGGAACGATCCATATTCGGTACGGGTGGAGGATGGTGCGGTGCGTGGTGGCAACGAGAACCTTTCTGCGGTTGCTGGCAAGAAGTTTTACAAGGAGGAGAAGGACGGCGGCCCACCTGTCTGCAAGATGGAGGGTGAAGAGTCTGAGGTGGGTCTGGGTGACCGGGGCTCTTTCAACCGCGGAGAGCAGATCATTGTGGAAGTCAACCTCAACAATCAAACCCTCAACGTATCCAAGGGGATGGAAGGGAAATCCACCACCACCAACCAAACTGCCGCCATTGCCACCGTGACTGGGCGCCCTGATGGGGAAAGTCGGGCCACAGAGGAGGATGGAGAGGAagaaaatggggaaggggaggaagaagaagatgaagctgaggtaggggaggaggaggaagaagagcacAGTGAAGAGGAAGATTTGGAGGAGACTtcggaggaggaggatgacaacGATGGCGAAGAGGTGGGTGTGGTTAAAAGGGAGAAGTCTGGTCAGCCCCTCAGGCCCAGCAGGACACCCAAGGCCAGCAAGTCTGAGATGTCCACGCGGTCCCAGGAAACGGCCAAGGTTGCCATGGCAATGGAAGAAGAGGATGGTGAAGAAgaagctgaggaggaggaggaagaccaaagaggcaggaagaagaagaaggaacaggATGGACTCAGCCAGAAGGTGAAGCTTGAGGAGAAGCAGCACTACCCCTGCAAGAAGTGCCCCCGAGTCTTCAACAACCGCTGGTACCTGGAGAAACACATGAACGTCACGCACAGCCGCATGCAGATCTGTGACAAGTGTGGCAAGAGGTTTCTGCTGGAGAGCGAGTTGTTGCTGCATCACCAAACGGACTGTGAGAAGAACATCCAGGTGAGGTCTCCCCTTCCTGATTTGTGCACTTCTTTTCCAGTCTGCCTTTCCAGCTGCTGATTCTGGAACATGAggcaaggtctctctctctctctctctctctctctctctctctctctctctctctggttgtgtgtgtgttgctgaaaAGGGGGTCCATTCTTTCCGTATCCTGGTGGCACGGTTGCAATTTACCCCACCACTTCAGCCGTGTCTGCCTCCAGGAGAGCATGCTGGTCAGGCATATGATGTGGTTATTCCCTACCCCAGGGAAATAACCCCTGTGCCGGGTCCATCCTGTGAGATGTCCCATACGCAGACGTTACTGGAGCCGTGGGGAGTGTagccatggaggctgcatgctgcTGTGATTATGGGACGATGGAGACAGTCTTCCGTTGTGGTTTCCACTTGCAGAGGAGAATCCCTTGCAGTTGTCTCAgcattctgttttttttccagtagGCCCCGTGGGAAG is a window of Tiliqua scincoides isolate rTilSci1 chromosome 5, rTilSci1.hap2, whole genome shotgun sequence DNA encoding:
- the ZBTB47 gene encoding zinc finger and BTB domain-containing protein 47 isoform X1 — translated: MLIVEKTTDFPTAEYSLVEDVALHFTCLMDRLNEQRLFQPDLCDVDIVLVPQKSTFPAHKGVLAAYSQFFHSLFTQNKQLQRVELSLEAVTSQGLQQILNFIYTSKLLVNACNVQDVLSAAAVLQMNNIASSCQELINTRSLSLAMASNMALPADNCGKNVPSQYYCDIKQEVDPPHPKIYAREGNDPYSVRVEDGAVRGGNENLSAVAGKKFYKEEKDGGPPVCKMEGEESEVGLGDRGSFNRGEQIIVEVNLNNQTLNVSKGMEGKSTTTNQTAAIATVTGRPDGESRATEEDGEEENGEGEEEEDEAEVGEEEEEEHSEEEDLEETSEEEDDNDGEEVGVVKREKSGQPLRPSRTPKASKSEMSTRSQETAKVAMAMEEEDGEEEAEEEEEDQRGRKKKKEQDGLSQKVKLEEKQHYPCKKCPRVFNNRWYLEKHMNVTHSRMQICDKCGKRFLLESELLLHHQTDCEKNIQCVTCGKAFKKLWSLHEHNKIVHGYAEKKFSCEICEKKFYTMAHVRKHMVAHTKDMPFTCETCGKSFKRSMSLKVHSLQHSGEKPFKCENCNERFQYKYQLRSHMSIHIGHKQFMCQWCGKDFNMKQYFDEHMKTHTGEKPYICEICGKSFTSRPNMKRHRRTHTGEKPYPCDVCGQRFRFSNMLKAHKEKCFRVSHPVASSNPSNNGSNSDLNSLGLSVPQGANSPHLTAGAPLHAAPHSHALPLPLMHTHAQSIPPPPHLPPPPPLFPASRVNFNN
- the ZBTB47 gene encoding zinc finger and BTB domain-containing protein 47 isoform X2, translated to MDRLNEQRLFQPDLCDVDIVLVPQKSTFPAHKGVLAAYSQFFHSLFTQNKQLQRVELSLEAVTSQGLQQILNFIYTSKLLVNACNVQDVLSAAAVLQMNNIASSCQELINTRSLSLAMASNMALPADNCGKNVPSQYYCDIKQEVDPPHPKIYAREGNDPYSVRVEDGAVRGGNENLSAVAGKKFYKEEKDGGPPVCKMEGEESEVGLGDRGSFNRGEQIIVEVNLNNQTLNVSKGMEGKSTTTNQTAAIATVTGRPDGESRATEEDGEEENGEGEEEEDEAEVGEEEEEEHSEEEDLEETSEEEDDNDGEEVGVVKREKSGQPLRPSRTPKASKSEMSTRSQETAKVAMAMEEEDGEEEAEEEEEDQRGRKKKKEQDGLSQKVKLEEKQHYPCKKCPRVFNNRWYLEKHMNVTHSRMQICDKCGKRFLLESELLLHHQTDCEKNIQCVTCGKAFKKLWSLHEHNKIVHGYAEKKFSCEICEKKFYTMAHVRKHMVAHTKDMPFTCETCGKSFKRSMSLKVHSLQHSGEKPFKCENCNERFQYKYQLRSHMSIHIGHKQFMCQWCGKDFNMKQYFDEHMKTHTGEKPYICEICGKSFTSRPNMKRHRRTHTGEKPYPCDVCGQRFRFSNMLKAHKEKCFRVSHPVASSNPSNNGSNSDLNSLGLSVPQGANSPHLTAGAPLHAAPHSHALPLPLMHTHAQSIPPPPHLPPPPPLFPASRVNFNN